From the Kogia breviceps isolate mKogBre1 chromosome 15, mKogBre1 haplotype 1, whole genome shotgun sequence genome, one window contains:
- the TMEM191C gene encoding transmembrane protein 191C isoform X6, producing MAEAQELLLQLLKDNRDGRLRKQELEELVRGLEAESESLTARLHDLSERERSLQRRRSQAARALRGEASEAARERADRAHRRLEAAEQHKRDLEQQNRQLQEQWEELSSQLFYYGGEQLSQQRAEQQLGTQLVALQKQLELVEAKHARQAEALRQSAQRMEEAWASFQEQSGVLQVPPPSTRRVARSPPTPLRPPPPELPGPASPRSSQVCGSQPRRGQSCAGSLMEEVAKADCEKRLFGGAGAAGIRLWALGALQTLLLLLLGVVALPLLYLALVNPSALRRRLMRPGSDAAIRRLRYTLAPLLELRARGLLPA from the exons ATGGCCGAGGCGCAGGAGCtactgctgcagctgctgaaggACAACCGCGACGGGCGCCTGCGGAAacaggagctggaggagctggTGCGCGGGCTGGAGGCCGAGAGCGAGAGCCTCACAGCGCGCCTGCACGACCTGAGCGAGCGCGAGCGCAG CCTGCAGCGGCGGCGGAGCCAGGCGGCGCGGGCCCTGCGCGGGGAGGCGAGCGAGGCGGCGCGGGAGCGCGCAGACCGGGCGCACCGGCGGCTGGAGGCTGCGGAGCAGCACAAGCGGGACCTG GAGCAACAAAACCGTCAGCTGCAGGAGCAGTGGGAGGAGCTGTCAAGCCAG ctcttttACTATGGAGGAGAACAACTGAGTCAGCAGCGCGCAGAGCAGCAACTCGGGACCCAACTGGTGGCTTTGCAG AAACAACTGGAGCTGGTGGAGGCCAAGCACGCCAGGCAGGCGGAGGCCCTACGGCAG AGCGCACAGCGGATGGAGGAGGCCTGGGCCAGCTTCCAGGAGCAGAGCGGAGTCTTGCAGGTGCCGCCACCCTCCACTCGGAGAGTCGCTCGCTCACCTCCGACCCCACTGCGGCCTCCTCCCCCGGAGCTGCCGGGGCCTGCCTCACCAAGGTCTTCCCAGGT GTGCGGGTCGCAGCCTCGCCGGGGGCAGAGCTGCGCGGGCTCGCTCATGGAGGAGGTGGCCAAAGCGGACTGT GAGAAGCGGCTTTTCGGCGGCGCGGGCGCGGCGGGCATCAG GCTGTGGGCGCTGGGCGCGCTGCAGACgctgctgctgctcctgctgggcgTCGTGGCGCTGCCGCTGCTCTACCTGGCGCTGGTGAACCCCTCGGCCCTCCGCCGCAGGCTCATGCGCCCCGGCTCGGACGCCGCCATCCGTCGCCTGCGCTACACGCTGGCCCCGCTGCTGGAGCTGCGCGCGCGCGGACTGCTGCCCGCCTAG
- the TMEM191C gene encoding transmembrane protein 191C isoform X9, protein MAEAQELLLQLLKDNRDGRLRKQELEELVRGLEAESESLTARLHDLSERERSLQRRRSQAARALRGEASEAARERADRAHRRLEAAEQHKRDLEQQNRQLQEQWEELSSQKQLELVEAKHARQAEALRQSAQRMEEAWASFQEQSGVLQVPPPSTRRVARSPPTPLRPPPPELPGPASPRSSQVCGSQPRRGQSCAGSLMEEVAKADCEKRLFGGAGAAGIRLWALGALQTLLLLLLGVVALPLLYLALVNPSALRRRLMRPGSDAAIRRLRYTLAPLLELRARGLLPA, encoded by the exons ATGGCCGAGGCGCAGGAGCtactgctgcagctgctgaaggACAACCGCGACGGGCGCCTGCGGAAacaggagctggaggagctggTGCGCGGGCTGGAGGCCGAGAGCGAGAGCCTCACAGCGCGCCTGCACGACCTGAGCGAGCGCGAGCGCAG CCTGCAGCGGCGGCGGAGCCAGGCGGCGCGGGCCCTGCGCGGGGAGGCGAGCGAGGCGGCGCGGGAGCGCGCAGACCGGGCGCACCGGCGGCTGGAGGCTGCGGAGCAGCACAAGCGGGACCTG GAGCAACAAAACCGTCAGCTGCAGGAGCAGTGGGAGGAGCTGTCAAGCCAG AAACAACTGGAGCTGGTGGAGGCCAAGCACGCCAGGCAGGCGGAGGCCCTACGGCAG AGCGCACAGCGGATGGAGGAGGCCTGGGCCAGCTTCCAGGAGCAGAGCGGAGTCTTGCAGGTGCCGCCACCCTCCACTCGGAGAGTCGCTCGCTCACCTCCGACCCCACTGCGGCCTCCTCCCCCGGAGCTGCCGGGGCCTGCCTCACCAAGGTCTTCCCAGGT GTGCGGGTCGCAGCCTCGCCGGGGGCAGAGCTGCGCGGGCTCGCTCATGGAGGAGGTGGCCAAAGCGGACTGT GAGAAGCGGCTTTTCGGCGGCGCGGGCGCGGCGGGCATCAG GCTGTGGGCGCTGGGCGCGCTGCAGACgctgctgctgctcctgctgggcgTCGTGGCGCTGCCGCTGCTCTACCTGGCGCTGGTGAACCCCTCGGCCCTCCGCCGCAGGCTCATGCGCCCCGGCTCGGACGCCGCCATCCGTCGCCTGCGCTACACGCTGGCCCCGCTGCTGGAGCTGCGCGCGCGCGGACTGCTGCCCGCCTAG
- the TMEM191C gene encoding transmembrane protein 191C isoform X5 codes for MAEAQELLLQLLKDNRDGRLRKQELEELVRGLEAESESLTARLHDLSERERSLQRRRSQAARALRGEASEAARERADRAHRRLEAAEQHKRDLEQQNRQLQEQWEELSSQPHPQLFYYGGEQLSQQRAEQQLGTQLVALQKQLELVEAKHARQAEALRQSAQRMEEAWASFQEQSGVLQVPPPSTRRVARSPPTPLRPPPPELPGPASPRSSQVCGSQPRRGQSCAGSLMEEVAKADCEKRLFGGAGAAGIRLWALGALQTLLLLLLGVVALPLLYLALVNPSALRRRLMRPGSDAAIRRLRYTLAPLLELRARGLLPA; via the exons ATGGCCGAGGCGCAGGAGCtactgctgcagctgctgaaggACAACCGCGACGGGCGCCTGCGGAAacaggagctggaggagctggTGCGCGGGCTGGAGGCCGAGAGCGAGAGCCTCACAGCGCGCCTGCACGACCTGAGCGAGCGCGAGCGCAG CCTGCAGCGGCGGCGGAGCCAGGCGGCGCGGGCCCTGCGCGGGGAGGCGAGCGAGGCGGCGCGGGAGCGCGCAGACCGGGCGCACCGGCGGCTGGAGGCTGCGGAGCAGCACAAGCGGGACCTG GAGCAACAAAACCGTCAGCTGCAGGAGCAGTGGGAGGAGCTGTCAAGCCAG ccccacccccagctcttttACTATGGAGGAGAACAACTGAGTCAGCAGCGCGCAGAGCAGCAACTCGGGACCCAACTGGTGGCTTTGCAG AAACAACTGGAGCTGGTGGAGGCCAAGCACGCCAGGCAGGCGGAGGCCCTACGGCAG AGCGCACAGCGGATGGAGGAGGCCTGGGCCAGCTTCCAGGAGCAGAGCGGAGTCTTGCAGGTGCCGCCACCCTCCACTCGGAGAGTCGCTCGCTCACCTCCGACCCCACTGCGGCCTCCTCCCCCGGAGCTGCCGGGGCCTGCCTCACCAAGGTCTTCCCAGGT GTGCGGGTCGCAGCCTCGCCGGGGGCAGAGCTGCGCGGGCTCGCTCATGGAGGAGGTGGCCAAAGCGGACTGT GAGAAGCGGCTTTTCGGCGGCGCGGGCGCGGCGGGCATCAG GCTGTGGGCGCTGGGCGCGCTGCAGACgctgctgctgctcctgctgggcgTCGTGGCGCTGCCGCTGCTCTACCTGGCGCTGGTGAACCCCTCGGCCCTCCGCCGCAGGCTCATGCGCCCCGGCTCGGACGCCGCCATCCGTCGCCTGCGCTACACGCTGGCCCCGCTGCTGGAGCTGCGCGCGCGCGGACTGCTGCCCGCCTAG
- the TMEM191C gene encoding transmembrane protein 191C isoform X3: MGRGLRWGRGPRRGPDRPLDPVQEQQNRQLQEQWEELSSQVPSGDGFRLTLPLGSPALVPAPISAASPPPRIIPTPRSPATPPSQAPPPALLLWRRTTESAARRAATRDPTGGFAETTGAGGGQARQAGGGPTAERTADGGGLGQLPGAERSLAGAATLHSESRSLTSDPTAASSPGAAGACLTKVFPGVRPHSHPLQELQGKVMEAVTELDASQGGPEPCGSQPRRGQSCAGSLMEEVAKADCEKRLFGGAGAAGIRLWALGALQTLLLLLLGVVALPLLYLALVNPSALRRRLMRPGSDAAIRRLRYTLAPLLELRARGLLPA; the protein is encoded by the exons ATGGGGCGGGGACTGCGGTGGGGGCGGGGACCTCGGAGAGGTCCGGACCGCCCCCTCGATCCCGTCCAGGAGCAACAAAACCGTCAGCTGCAGGAGCAGTGGGAGGAGCTGTCAAGCCAGGTACCTTCAGGAGACGGCTTCCGTCTCACGCTTCCCCTAGGAAGCCCCGCCCTAGTCCCCGCCCCCATTTCCGCCGCGTCCCCGCCTCCCAGGATAATCCCCACCCCTAGAAGCCCCGCAACCCCGCCCTCAcaagccccacccccagctcttttACTATGGAGGAGAACAACTGAGTCAGCAGCGCGCAGAGCAGCAACTCGGGACCCAACTGGTGGCTTTGCAG AAACAACTGGAGCTGGTGGAGGCCAAGCACGCCAGGCAGGCGGAGGCCCTACGGCAG AGCGCACAGCGGATGGAGGAGGCCTGGGCCAGCTTCCAGGAGCAGAGCGGAGTCTTGCAGGTGCCGCCACCCTCCACTCGGAGAGTCGCTCGCTCACCTCCGACCCCACTGCGGCCTCCTCCCCCGGAGCTGCCGGGGCCTGCCTCACCAAGGTCTTCCCAGGTGTGAGgcctcactcccaccccctccaggAGCTGCAGGGGAAGGTGATGGAGGCGGTGACTGAGCTGGACGCCTCGCAGGGCGGCCCGGAGCC GTGCGGGTCGCAGCCTCGCCGGGGGCAGAGCTGCGCGGGCTCGCTCATGGAGGAGGTGGCCAAAGCGGACTGT GAGAAGCGGCTTTTCGGCGGCGCGGGCGCGGCGGGCATCAG GCTGTGGGCGCTGGGCGCGCTGCAGACgctgctgctgctcctgctgggcgTCGTGGCGCTGCCGCTGCTCTACCTGGCGCTGGTGAACCCCTCGGCCCTCCGCCGCAGGCTCATGCGCCCCGGCTCGGACGCCGCCATCCGTCGCCTGCGCTACACGCTGGCCCCGCTGCTGGAGCTGCGCGCGCGCGGACTGCTGCCCGCCTAG
- the TMEM191C gene encoding transmembrane protein 191C isoform X1: MAEAQELLLQLLKDNRDGRLRKQELEELVRGLEAESESLTARLHDLSERERSLQRRRSQAARALRGEASEAARERADRAHRRLEAAEQHKRDLEQQNRQLQEQWEELSSQVPSGDGFRLTLPLGSPALVPAPISAASPPPRIIPTPRSPATPPSQAPPPALLLWRRTTESAARRAATRDPTGGFAETTGAGGGQARQAGGGPTAERTADGGGLGQLPGAERSLAGAATLHSESRSLTSDPTAASSPGAAGACLTKVFPGVRPHSHPLQELQGKVMEAVTELDASQGGPEPCGSQPRRGQSCAGSLMEEVAKADCEKRLFGGAGAAGIRLWALGALQTLLLLLLGVVALPLLYLALVNPSALRRRLMRPGSDAAIRRLRYTLAPLLELRARGLLPA, encoded by the exons ATGGCCGAGGCGCAGGAGCtactgctgcagctgctgaaggACAACCGCGACGGGCGCCTGCGGAAacaggagctggaggagctggTGCGCGGGCTGGAGGCCGAGAGCGAGAGCCTCACAGCGCGCCTGCACGACCTGAGCGAGCGCGAGCGCAG CCTGCAGCGGCGGCGGAGCCAGGCGGCGCGGGCCCTGCGCGGGGAGGCGAGCGAGGCGGCGCGGGAGCGCGCAGACCGGGCGCACCGGCGGCTGGAGGCTGCGGAGCAGCACAAGCGGGACCTG GAGCAACAAAACCGTCAGCTGCAGGAGCAGTGGGAGGAGCTGTCAAGCCAGGTACCTTCAGGAGACGGCTTCCGTCTCACGCTTCCCCTAGGAAGCCCCGCCCTAGTCCCCGCCCCCATTTCCGCCGCGTCCCCGCCTCCCAGGATAATCCCCACCCCTAGAAGCCCCGCAACCCCGCCCTCAcaagccccacccccagctcttttACTATGGAGGAGAACAACTGAGTCAGCAGCGCGCAGAGCAGCAACTCGGGACCCAACTGGTGGCTTTGCAG AAACAACTGGAGCTGGTGGAGGCCAAGCACGCCAGGCAGGCGGAGGCCCTACGGCAG AGCGCACAGCGGATGGAGGAGGCCTGGGCCAGCTTCCAGGAGCAGAGCGGAGTCTTGCAGGTGCCGCCACCCTCCACTCGGAGAGTCGCTCGCTCACCTCCGACCCCACTGCGGCCTCCTCCCCCGGAGCTGCCGGGGCCTGCCTCACCAAGGTCTTCCCAGGTGTGAGgcctcactcccaccccctccaggAGCTGCAGGGGAAGGTGATGGAGGCGGTGACTGAGCTGGACGCCTCGCAGGGCGGCCCGGAGCC GTGCGGGTCGCAGCCTCGCCGGGGGCAGAGCTGCGCGGGCTCGCTCATGGAGGAGGTGGCCAAAGCGGACTGT GAGAAGCGGCTTTTCGGCGGCGCGGGCGCGGCGGGCATCAG GCTGTGGGCGCTGGGCGCGCTGCAGACgctgctgctgctcctgctgggcgTCGTGGCGCTGCCGCTGCTCTACCTGGCGCTGGTGAACCCCTCGGCCCTCCGCCGCAGGCTCATGCGCCCCGGCTCGGACGCCGCCATCCGTCGCCTGCGCTACACGCTGGCCCCGCTGCTGGAGCTGCGCGCGCGCGGACTGCTGCCCGCCTAG
- the TMEM191C gene encoding transmembrane protein 191C isoform X2, translating to MAEAQELLLQLLKDNRDGRLRKQELEELVRGLEAESESLTARLHDLSERERSLQRRRSQAARALRGEASEAARERADRAHRRLEAAEQHKRDLEQQNRQLQEQWEELSSQVPSGDGFRLTLPLGSPALVPAPISAASPPPRIIPTPRSPATPPSQAPPPALLLWRRTTESAARRAATRDPTGGFAETTGAGGGQARQAGGGPTAERTADGGGLGQLPGAERSLAGVRPHSHPLQELQGKVMEAVTELDASQGGPEPCGSQPRRGQSCAGSLMEEVAKADCEKRLFGGAGAAGIRLWALGALQTLLLLLLGVVALPLLYLALVNPSALRRRLMRPGSDAAIRRLRYTLAPLLELRARGLLPA from the exons ATGGCCGAGGCGCAGGAGCtactgctgcagctgctgaaggACAACCGCGACGGGCGCCTGCGGAAacaggagctggaggagctggTGCGCGGGCTGGAGGCCGAGAGCGAGAGCCTCACAGCGCGCCTGCACGACCTGAGCGAGCGCGAGCGCAG CCTGCAGCGGCGGCGGAGCCAGGCGGCGCGGGCCCTGCGCGGGGAGGCGAGCGAGGCGGCGCGGGAGCGCGCAGACCGGGCGCACCGGCGGCTGGAGGCTGCGGAGCAGCACAAGCGGGACCTG GAGCAACAAAACCGTCAGCTGCAGGAGCAGTGGGAGGAGCTGTCAAGCCAGGTACCTTCAGGAGACGGCTTCCGTCTCACGCTTCCCCTAGGAAGCCCCGCCCTAGTCCCCGCCCCCATTTCCGCCGCGTCCCCGCCTCCCAGGATAATCCCCACCCCTAGAAGCCCCGCAACCCCGCCCTCAcaagccccacccccagctcttttACTATGGAGGAGAACAACTGAGTCAGCAGCGCGCAGAGCAGCAACTCGGGACCCAACTGGTGGCTTTGCAG AAACAACTGGAGCTGGTGGAGGCCAAGCACGCCAGGCAGGCGGAGGCCCTACGGCAG AGCGCACAGCGGATGGAGGAGGCCTGGGCCAGCTTCCAGGAGCAGAGCGGAGTCTTGCAG GTGTGAGgcctcactcccaccccctccaggAGCTGCAGGGGAAGGTGATGGAGGCGGTGACTGAGCTGGACGCCTCGCAGGGCGGCCCGGAGCC GTGCGGGTCGCAGCCTCGCCGGGGGCAGAGCTGCGCGGGCTCGCTCATGGAGGAGGTGGCCAAAGCGGACTGT GAGAAGCGGCTTTTCGGCGGCGCGGGCGCGGCGGGCATCAG GCTGTGGGCGCTGGGCGCGCTGCAGACgctgctgctgctcctgctgggcgTCGTGGCGCTGCCGCTGCTCTACCTGGCGCTGGTGAACCCCTCGGCCCTCCGCCGCAGGCTCATGCGCCCCGGCTCGGACGCCGCCATCCGTCGCCTGCGCTACACGCTGGCCCCGCTGCTGGAGCTGCGCGCGCGCGGACTGCTGCCCGCCTAG
- the TMEM191C gene encoding transmembrane protein 191C isoform X8, giving the protein MAEAQELLLQLLKDNRDGRLRKQELEELVRGLEAESESLTARLHDLSERERSLQRRRSQAARALRGEASEAARERADRAHRRLEAAEQHKRDLEQQNRQLQEQWEELSSQLFYYGGEQLSQQRAEQQLGTQLVALQKQLELVEAKHARQAEALRQSAQRMEEAWASFQEQSGVLQELQGKVMEAVTELDASQGGPEPCGSQPRRGQSCAGSLMEEVAKADCEKRLFGGAGAAGIRLWALGALQTLLLLLLGVVALPLLYLALVNPSALRRRLMRPGSDAAIRRLRYTLAPLLELRARGLLPA; this is encoded by the exons ATGGCCGAGGCGCAGGAGCtactgctgcagctgctgaaggACAACCGCGACGGGCGCCTGCGGAAacaggagctggaggagctggTGCGCGGGCTGGAGGCCGAGAGCGAGAGCCTCACAGCGCGCCTGCACGACCTGAGCGAGCGCGAGCGCAG CCTGCAGCGGCGGCGGAGCCAGGCGGCGCGGGCCCTGCGCGGGGAGGCGAGCGAGGCGGCGCGGGAGCGCGCAGACCGGGCGCACCGGCGGCTGGAGGCTGCGGAGCAGCACAAGCGGGACCTG GAGCAACAAAACCGTCAGCTGCAGGAGCAGTGGGAGGAGCTGTCAAGCCAG ctcttttACTATGGAGGAGAACAACTGAGTCAGCAGCGCGCAGAGCAGCAACTCGGGACCCAACTGGTGGCTTTGCAG AAACAACTGGAGCTGGTGGAGGCCAAGCACGCCAGGCAGGCGGAGGCCCTACGGCAG AGCGCACAGCGGATGGAGGAGGCCTGGGCCAGCTTCCAGGAGCAGAGCGGAGTCTTGCAG gAGCTGCAGGGGAAGGTGATGGAGGCGGTGACTGAGCTGGACGCCTCGCAGGGCGGCCCGGAGCC GTGCGGGTCGCAGCCTCGCCGGGGGCAGAGCTGCGCGGGCTCGCTCATGGAGGAGGTGGCCAAAGCGGACTGT GAGAAGCGGCTTTTCGGCGGCGCGGGCGCGGCGGGCATCAG GCTGTGGGCGCTGGGCGCGCTGCAGACgctgctgctgctcctgctgggcgTCGTGGCGCTGCCGCTGCTCTACCTGGCGCTGGTGAACCCCTCGGCCCTCCGCCGCAGGCTCATGCGCCCCGGCTCGGACGCCGCCATCCGTCGCCTGCGCTACACGCTGGCCCCGCTGCTGGAGCTGCGCGCGCGCGGACTGCTGCCCGCCTAG
- the TMEM191C gene encoding transmembrane protein 191C isoform X7 codes for MAEAQELLLQLLKDNRDGRLRKQELEELVRGLEAESESLTARLHDLSERERSLQRRRSQAARALRGEASEAARERADRAHRRLEAAEQHKRDLEQQNRQLQEQWEELSSQPHPQLFYYGGEQLSQQRAEQQLGTQLVALQKQLELVEAKHARQAEALRQSAQRMEEAWASFQEQSGVLQELQGKVMEAVTELDASQGGPEPCGSQPRRGQSCAGSLMEEVAKADCEKRLFGGAGAAGIRLWALGALQTLLLLLLGVVALPLLYLALVNPSALRRRLMRPGSDAAIRRLRYTLAPLLELRARGLLPA; via the exons ATGGCCGAGGCGCAGGAGCtactgctgcagctgctgaaggACAACCGCGACGGGCGCCTGCGGAAacaggagctggaggagctggTGCGCGGGCTGGAGGCCGAGAGCGAGAGCCTCACAGCGCGCCTGCACGACCTGAGCGAGCGCGAGCGCAG CCTGCAGCGGCGGCGGAGCCAGGCGGCGCGGGCCCTGCGCGGGGAGGCGAGCGAGGCGGCGCGGGAGCGCGCAGACCGGGCGCACCGGCGGCTGGAGGCTGCGGAGCAGCACAAGCGGGACCTG GAGCAACAAAACCGTCAGCTGCAGGAGCAGTGGGAGGAGCTGTCAAGCCAG ccccacccccagctcttttACTATGGAGGAGAACAACTGAGTCAGCAGCGCGCAGAGCAGCAACTCGGGACCCAACTGGTGGCTTTGCAG AAACAACTGGAGCTGGTGGAGGCCAAGCACGCCAGGCAGGCGGAGGCCCTACGGCAG AGCGCACAGCGGATGGAGGAGGCCTGGGCCAGCTTCCAGGAGCAGAGCGGAGTCTTGCAG gAGCTGCAGGGGAAGGTGATGGAGGCGGTGACTGAGCTGGACGCCTCGCAGGGCGGCCCGGAGCC GTGCGGGTCGCAGCCTCGCCGGGGGCAGAGCTGCGCGGGCTCGCTCATGGAGGAGGTGGCCAAAGCGGACTGT GAGAAGCGGCTTTTCGGCGGCGCGGGCGCGGCGGGCATCAG GCTGTGGGCGCTGGGCGCGCTGCAGACgctgctgctgctcctgctgggcgTCGTGGCGCTGCCGCTGCTCTACCTGGCGCTGGTGAACCCCTCGGCCCTCCGCCGCAGGCTCATGCGCCCCGGCTCGGACGCCGCCATCCGTCGCCTGCGCTACACGCTGGCCCCGCTGCTGGAGCTGCGCGCGCGCGGACTGCTGCCCGCCTAG
- the TMEM191C gene encoding transmembrane protein 191C isoform X4 codes for MAEAQELLLQLLKDNRDGRLRKQELEELVRGLEAESESLTARLHDLSERERSLQRRRSQAARALRGEASEAARERADRAHRRLEAAEQHKRDLEQQNRQLQEQWEELSSQVPSGDGFRLTLPLGSPALVPAPISAASPPPRIIPTPRSPATPPSQAPPPALLLWRRTTESAARRAATRDPTGGFAETTGAGGGQARQAGGGPTAERTADGGGLGQLPGAERSLAGAATLHSESRSLTSDPTAASSPGAAGACLTKVFPGAGRSLAGGRAARARSWRRWPKRTVRSGFSAARARRASGCGRWARCRRCCCSCWASWRCRCSTWRW; via the exons ATGGCCGAGGCGCAGGAGCtactgctgcagctgctgaaggACAACCGCGACGGGCGCCTGCGGAAacaggagctggaggagctggTGCGCGGGCTGGAGGCCGAGAGCGAGAGCCTCACAGCGCGCCTGCACGACCTGAGCGAGCGCGAGCGCAG CCTGCAGCGGCGGCGGAGCCAGGCGGCGCGGGCCCTGCGCGGGGAGGCGAGCGAGGCGGCGCGGGAGCGCGCAGACCGGGCGCACCGGCGGCTGGAGGCTGCGGAGCAGCACAAGCGGGACCTG GAGCAACAAAACCGTCAGCTGCAGGAGCAGTGGGAGGAGCTGTCAAGCCAGGTACCTTCAGGAGACGGCTTCCGTCTCACGCTTCCCCTAGGAAGCCCCGCCCTAGTCCCCGCCCCCATTTCCGCCGCGTCCCCGCCTCCCAGGATAATCCCCACCCCTAGAAGCCCCGCAACCCCGCCCTCAcaagccccacccccagctcttttACTATGGAGGAGAACAACTGAGTCAGCAGCGCGCAGAGCAGCAACTCGGGACCCAACTGGTGGCTTTGCAG AAACAACTGGAGCTGGTGGAGGCCAAGCACGCCAGGCAGGCGGAGGCCCTACGGCAG AGCGCACAGCGGATGGAGGAGGCCTGGGCCAGCTTCCAGGAGCAGAGCGGAGTCTTGCAGGTGCCGCCACCCTCCACTCGGAGAGTCGCTCGCTCACCTCCGACCCCACTGCGGCCTCCTCCCCCGGAGCTGCCGGGGCCTGCCTCACCAAGGTCTTCCCAG GTGCGGGTCGCAGCCTCGCCGGGGGCAGAGCTGCGCGGGCTCGCTCATGGAGGAGGTGGCCAAAGCGGACTGT GAGAAGCGGCTTTTCGGCGGCGCGGGCGCGGCGGGCATCAG GCTGTGGGCGCTGGGCGCGCTGCAGACgctgctgctgctcctgctgggcgTCGTGGCGCTGCCGCTGCTCTACCTGGCGCTGGTGA
- the TMEM191C gene encoding transmembrane protein 191C isoform X10 yields the protein MAEAQELLLQLLKDNRDGRLRKQELEELVRGLEAESESLTARLHDLSERERSLQRRRSQAARALRGEASEAARERADRAHRRLEAAEQHKRDLEQQNRQLQEQWEELSSQVPSGDGFRLTLPLGSPALVPAPISAASPPPRIIPTPRSPATPPSQAPPPALLLWRRTTESAARRAATRDPTGGFAETTGAGGGQARQAGGGPTAGAGRSLAGGRAARARSWRRWPKRTVRSGFSAARARRASGCGRWARCRRCCCSCWASWRCRCSTWRW from the exons ATGGCCGAGGCGCAGGAGCtactgctgcagctgctgaaggACAACCGCGACGGGCGCCTGCGGAAacaggagctggaggagctggTGCGCGGGCTGGAGGCCGAGAGCGAGAGCCTCACAGCGCGCCTGCACGACCTGAGCGAGCGCGAGCGCAG CCTGCAGCGGCGGCGGAGCCAGGCGGCGCGGGCCCTGCGCGGGGAGGCGAGCGAGGCGGCGCGGGAGCGCGCAGACCGGGCGCACCGGCGGCTGGAGGCTGCGGAGCAGCACAAGCGGGACCTG GAGCAACAAAACCGTCAGCTGCAGGAGCAGTGGGAGGAGCTGTCAAGCCAGGTACCTTCAGGAGACGGCTTCCGTCTCACGCTTCCCCTAGGAAGCCCCGCCCTAGTCCCCGCCCCCATTTCCGCCGCGTCCCCGCCTCCCAGGATAATCCCCACCCCTAGAAGCCCCGCAACCCCGCCCTCAcaagccccacccccagctcttttACTATGGAGGAGAACAACTGAGTCAGCAGCGCGCAGAGCAGCAACTCGGGACCCAACTGGTGGCTTTGCAG AAACAACTGGAGCTGGTGGAGGCCAAGCACGCCAGGCAGGCGGAGGCCCTACGGCAG GTGCGGGTCGCAGCCTCGCCGGGGGCAGAGCTGCGCGGGCTCGCTCATGGAGGAGGTGGCCAAAGCGGACTGT GAGAAGCGGCTTTTCGGCGGCGCGGGCGCGGCGGGCATCAG GCTGTGGGCGCTGGGCGCGCTGCAGACgctgctgctgctcctgctgggcgTCGTGGCGCTGCCGCTGCTCTACCTGGCGCTGGTGA